ATACGGATTGGCGCTAAAGAATGAATTAAGTAAAACATTTAGATTAAGTGAAGACTTTAGCCTAAGAGGATATGGAAGTATCAAAGTAGAATATGGAAGATTCCAAAAGATAAAAGAAAAATCAGGGGAAATGAAATTAGAAGTAAAAGCTAATGACTATATTTCACTAAGACCTGAAATAGGAGCGGAATTAATTTACAAGACTCCACTATTAGGAAGAAACTTCTTTAATGCAAAACTAGGTGTTAAATATGAAAACGAACTAGGAAGAGTGGGCAATGCTAAAAATAAAGCAAGGGTAGCACATACAAATGCAGACTGGTTCAACATAAGAGGCGAAAAGGAAGATAGAAGAGGAAGTGTCGGAGCAGATTTAAGTTTAGGCTTAGATAATGAAAGATACGGAATCACAGCAAACATAGGTTATGATACAAAAGGAAAGAACAAGAGAGCCGGACTTGGCTTAAGAGTAATTTTCTAATTTAAAAAATTACAAATGTATAAAAAAGAAGTTCTGGGAAAAATATACTGCAACCCTAATCTTGATACAAGATAGGGGTTGCAGTACAAAAATCCTAGAACTTTTTTAATTGTACCAAAAAATGTAGATATCAGTTTATTCAATTTAATAGAGAAATTGACAAAAAAGCTATATATTGGCATAATTTTAAAGATAAATTATTATCACTTTTTTATATTAAATATCTTAGATTAAAAATAAATTTAACGATATTTTCTTAGTTTTTGAGATGGAATCCACCATTTAAATTTAAAAGCCAAGATCCACATAAAGAAAATGATAGCAAATATAGACCATGTAACTATATAAGAGCCATTTTTAGGAAAAAGATTCATAACAATAGGTGGAACAACCTGTAAAGCTATAATTAAAGGTCTATTAATTAAATCTGAAATACCAGAATCTTCTATTCCTCTTGATTTTAAATCAGGATCTACAACTCTTTGTAATAAAACACCAGTGGCAACAACACCAGTGGCATGTCCCCAACACATCATATTACGTTCAAACCAATCTTCTTTGGAAGATTTTCCACCAACATAAATAAACCATAACCATGTAATTAAAAAACCAATAGTACAAATTATAAAAAGAGGACCGGCATAGTCTAATATAACTGATAGATTAAGTGAACCAATTCCAGAAACCATAAGAAAATCGGTTGCAATACCTTGTATTCTGTTTATAGAATATCTATCAACATAGTTATGTGCATTCGTTTTATTTAGGATACTATTTAAAATAAAACCTGCTAAAAGAGCAGTACAAAATGCAGGGATTGAAATTCCATAACCTAATTTAGTGGTAAAAATTTTAAAATAATTTGATAATAACATTCCAGAAACAGCTGCTAGGAGAACTAATCCTATATGAAAAGACATAGGGTCTAGGCATATAGAAGAAATTGTTATTTTCCCAGCTAATTTTTGATTTTCTTTAGGAATTAAACCTGTTCTTAATTCAGGTGGTAAGTCTTGGGGGTCTGTAACATAATGTGTGTAACCTCTACGAGTACCCCAGTTTATTATAATTATTCCTAAAATAATTCCACCTACTATTCCAATTGTAGCACATGTATTACCGAAGTCCACCATATTAGCTACACCTAAATTTTGTAAAGCATTACCAACTGCTATAGCTGTTCCATGCCCGCCATAAAATCCTGTTGCCATCATTAATCCAAATTGGTCAGGAAGATTAGGATAAAAATATTTTAAAAGATATATAGTGACAAACATACCTACGGCATATTGTAAGACGGCAATACCAGTTATATTAAAGAACATACCTCCTATGACAGAGCTAGAAGTTGATTCTTTAGAAGGTTTATCACCTATAGGTGTAGAAGCGAAGATAACAATTATTAATACAGCAGCATATGTACCGAAACTAGAAGATAGTTTTAAAATACCATATCCTTTTGGCCCTAGAAGCAAGGCAATGAAGCCTGCTATCAAAGCAGAAGGTATAAGTAATTTTTGAAAAATTTTCACTTTTGCACGTAAAAATTGTCCAACCAAAAGTAAAACAGCCATTATACATATATCATTAAACACATTCCATATTGCTTTTGCCATTGTTAATTGCATAAGGACCTCCTTATTTTAATTAAAAAATAAATTTATCAATTATAATATGGTAATTGTTCATCAAAATTTTTCTTGTTATTTTTATACCAATTACAAATATGTTTTACTGTTTCTTTTGCCTTTGATAAAGCAGCTAAATCTGAATTAAAACCTTGATGTGGTTGAACATAAAAGTTTTCTTCAAGACTTAAAGCTTTTTCTTGAATTTCTTTAGCTGCCAATAAATCTTTATCCTCAGTGTCTATCTCTTTTCTTAGAAATTTAGAAAAGGCTAGTTCATTTGAAAAAACATCTAAACCAATTCCAGATATGATTTTTTTTCTATAATATTTAAGTAAAATACTTTCTGGTGCAATACTGCCTCTTGACATATTGATAAAAACAACACCCTTTTTTGCAATTGAAAATTCATTGTCAGAGAAATAACCTACATTATAAAATTTACTATCGGGAAATTTGTTTAAATTCATAATATTTATTATAATGTCACTATTTTTTAATGCTTTTTCTTTGGAAACAAAATTGATTTCCTTGCCGTATTCATTTTTTAATTTATCTTCTCTTAAATCAACAGCTTGTACTGTAAGTCCATTAGCTTCTAATAAGTTATAAATATGTATTCCAATTTTTCCTAGACCAAATACAGTAGCAATTCTATTTTTTCCAAGTTCTATAAAGGAAGATATGTCATTTCTTTCAAATAATGCCGTTTTTCTTGTGTATTCATTTAATTTGCCACAGGTAGCATAAACAAATTTTATAGCGGTTTGAGCGACAGCTTCAGCACAGTATTCTCTTAGTGAAGCTAAATTAACAATATTTTGTAAGTCTTCAAAATGGTCATAACCTGCACTTCTTGTTATAATGCTTTTTTTCTCACCTAATAAATAATCTTTTGGAATAATTGAATGTGTTTTAGTAGTAATAATTTTGGGAAGAATAAAATTTTCATTTTTAAGTAAAAAATTTTGTAAGTTTTCAGAAGTGATAAAAAAGGTAAAATTTTCAGGTAAAAGCCCCATTTTAATAGCTTTTATAGTTTCTTCTTTTAAATGGATAGCTTCTTCTCCTAAGGCTTCAAAATGGATTATATCGTAATTCATAAAAACCTCCTTAAACATAATAGTTTATTTTAGAGATAAAGTATGATATAATCAAACTTGCTGAAGGTGTGATTTTATATCATACTTATCCCATTTTGCATTCGTGTAAAGTGGGATTTTTTAAATCTCAACACTGTGGCAGAACGGATAAAATATAAAATACTTTCATAATAACCACCCCCTATTCTTTATTATCGAACTAAGTTCTTTATTATAGAATAATAATAAACTTTTTATAGATACTTGTCAATATTTTTTGTAAATAATTTTTAATAAAAGATAGAATGTTAAAAAAATAATCAAAATATTAAATAAGTGTTCTTAATAATAATAATTATTGAAAAAATACTTTAGAAATGTTAGAATAAATAATAAAAAATATTAAGGAGGATAACAAAAAAATTGTTAATTTAATATGATAAAAAGTTTAAACAAAGCTATTGAAATTTTAGAAATACTTAAAAATAATCCTAAAGGTTGCAGTTTATTACAAATATATACTACATTAGGGATTCCTAAAACTACAACCTATGGAATATTAAAGACTTTAGCAGCTAAAATGTATGTCTTAAAAGATAAAGATTCTCTATATAAATTAGGACCGGCTTTAATATTTTTAGGAAAAGCTGCAATAGCAGAAAGCAAAGTCCAAGATATAGCTCTTCCAGTTTTGAGAGAGCTCTCTGCACAAATAAAAGTGGATTCTTTTTTAATGATTCCAATTGGATATAGAGGAAGTGTTTTGGAAAGGGTAGATGGAGAACAAAGTGTCAGAATAATTGAAAAGTTTGGAAATGACTTTTTTTTACATTGTGGAGCAATGAGAAAAGCAATTTTAGCAAATAAAGATGAAAAATTTATAAATGAATACATTTTAAATGTTATTGAGAGTGGAAAATATAAATTAGAAATAACGACACTTGAATTAAGAAAAGCCTTAAAAAAAATTCAGGAAGAGGGAGTAGCAGTATCTTATGGTGAGTATGCAAAGGGGACTATCGGAGTCGGAGCTCCTATATATGACTATAATAAAAAGGTTATTGCTTCAGTAGGAATTAATTTATTAGAAAGTAAAGAATTGACTGATGAAAAAATAGAAGAGTTGAAAAAAATTATTAGAGATAAAGGAAAAGAAATTTCTAAAAGCATGGGTTATAAAATTTAATAAAGAGAAGCTATTGCATAGTGATAATTTAAAATTACTTTTGTAATAGTTTTTTTATATTGGAAAAAATTAGTAGAAGAAAAATCAAATATGGTTAAAATCAAATCACATAGATGAAGAAAATAAATTCAGAAAAAAA
Above is a window of Fusobacterium russii ATCC 25533 DNA encoding:
- a CDS encoding autotransporter outer membrane beta-barrel domain-containing protein codes for the protein YGLALKNELSKTFRLSEDFSLRGYGSIKVEYGRFQKIKEKSGEMKLEVKANDYISLRPEIGAELIYKTPLLGRNFFNAKLGVKYENELGRVGNAKNKARVAHTNADWFNIRGEKEDRRGSVGADLSLGLDNERYGITANIGYDTKGKNKRAGLGLRVIF
- a CDS encoding sodium/glutamate symporter translates to MQLTMAKAIWNVFNDICIMAVLLLVGQFLRAKVKIFQKLLIPSALIAGFIALLLGPKGYGILKLSSSFGTYAAVLIIVIFASTPIGDKPSKESTSSSVIGGMFFNITGIAVLQYAVGMFVTIYLLKYFYPNLPDQFGLMMATGFYGGHGTAIAVGNALQNLGVANMVDFGNTCATIGIVGGIILGIIIINWGTRRGYTHYVTDPQDLPPELRTGLIPKENQKLAGKITISSICLDPMSFHIGLVLLAAVSGMLLSNYFKIFTTKLGYGISIPAFCTALLAGFILNSILNKTNAHNYVDRYSINRIQGIATDFLMVSGIGSLNLSVILDYAGPLFIICTIGFLITWLWFIYVGGKSSKEDWFERNMMCWGHATGVVATGVLLQRVVDPDLKSRGIEDSGISDLINRPLIIALQVVPPIVMNLFPKNGSYIVTWSIFAIIFFMWILAFKFKWWIPSQKLRKYR
- a CDS encoding NAD(P)-dependent oxidoreductase, producing the protein MNYDIIHFEALGEEAIHLKEETIKAIKMGLLPENFTFFITSENLQNFLLKNENFILPKIITTKTHSIIPKDYLLGEKKSIITRSAGYDHFEDLQNIVNLASLREYCAEAVAQTAIKFVYATCGKLNEYTRKTALFERNDISSFIELGKNRIATVFGLGKIGIHIYNLLEANGLTVQAVDLREDKLKNEYGKEINFVSKEKALKNSDIIINIMNLNKFPDSKFYNVGYFSDNEFSIAKKGVVFINMSRGSIAPESILLKYYRKKIISGIGLDVFSNELAFSKFLRKEIDTEDKDLLAAKEIQEKALSLEENFYVQPHQGFNSDLAALSKAKETVKHICNWYKNNKKNFDEQLPYYN
- a CDS encoding IclR family transcriptional regulator, whose translation is MIKSLNKAIEILEILKNNPKGCSLLQIYTTLGIPKTTTYGILKTLAAKMYVLKDKDSLYKLGPALIFLGKAAIAESKVQDIALPVLRELSAQIKVDSFLMIPIGYRGSVLERVDGEQSVRIIEKFGNDFFLHCGAMRKAILANKDEKFINEYILNVIESGKYKLEITTLELRKALKKIQEEGVAVSYGEYAKGTIGVGAPIYDYNKKVIASVGINLLESKELTDEKIEELKKIIRDKGKEISKSMGYKI